From one Aspergillus fumigatus Af293 chromosome 8, whole genome shotgun sequence genomic stretch:
- a CDS encoding dynamin-related GTPase DNM1 yields the protein MASLSEDLLITVNKLQDLVFNTIGNDSLDLPQIVVVGSQSSGKSSVLENIVGRDFLPRGSGIVTRRPLILQLINIPSEHNDRPGDNDVLAPHTAASVAGQHEWAEFHHLPGRKFEDFALVKQEIEAETARIAGNNKGINRQPINLKIFSPHVLNLTMVDLPGLTKVPIGDQPSDIEKQTRTLILEYIAKPNSIILAVSPANVDLVNSEALKLARQVDPMGRRTIGVLTKLDLMDHGTNAMDILSGRVYPLKLGFIGVVNRSQQDIQSGKSLSEALQAEAEFFRHHPAYRNMANRCGTQFLAKTLNTTLMAHIRDRLPDIKARLNTLMGQTQQELASYGNKQFSGEEHRGSLILQLMTRFASSFISSIDGTSSEISTKELCGGARIYYIFNSVFGNSLETIDPTHNLTVSDIRTAIRNSTGPRPSLFVPELAFDLLVKPQIKLLEAPSQRCVELVYEELIKICHTCGSQELLRFPRLQAKLIEVVSDLLRERLGPCSAYVESLISIQRAYINTNHPNFLGAAAAMSSVIQNKQDQERKMMLADDRKKRERRRQKEMSSVNGAVPVTPEEEEDHSAELRSQNLGNRGQTSKNSRSMSPHVNKGQDSAITTTLNGVNTNPNTMFGATNTTRDSFLNYFFGKDGMQSSTPLPQPLIQQRQPNHLSEPSISQSIRRQDLRSPMSLPDDYAGSSDYGGEISHHADNTEPTLSDRELMETELIRRLISSYFNIVRETIADQVPKAIMHLLVNHSKDVVQNRLVSELYKEELFSELLYEDDGIKAEREKCERLLETYKEAARIVGEVL from the exons ATGGCATCCCTTAGTGAAGACTTGCTTATAACGGTGAATAAGCTGCAAGATCTTGTTTTCAACACCATTGGAAATGACTCGCTCGATCTACCGCAAATT GTTGTTGTAGGTTCCCAGTCTTCCGGAAAATCATCTGTCCTGGAAAACATTGTTGGGAGGGATTTCCTACCCAGGGGGAGTGGTATAGTCACAAGACGGCCCTTGATTCTACAGCTCATCAACATCCCCAGTGAGCATAATGACAGGCCCGGTGATAATGATGTCCTTGCTCCCCACACAGCTGCTAGTGTAGCTGGCCAGCACGAATGGGCTGAATTTCATCACCTTCCGGGGCGGAAGTTCGAAGACTTTGCGTTGgtgaagcaggagattgaAGCCGAAACAGCTCGAATTGCTGGGAATAATAAAGGCATAAATAGGCAGCCCATCAATCTCAAGATTTTCTCGCCCCATGTGCTCAATCTTACCATGGTCGATTTACCAGGGTTGACTAAGGTGCCTATCGGAGACCAACCTTCCGATATTGAGAAGCAAACCCGAACGTTGATTCTTGAATACATAGCCAAACCGAATAGCATTATACTCGCAGTCTCCCCGGCGAACGTCGACCTTGTGAACTCCGAAGCGCTAAAGCTTGCAAGACAAGTAGATCCAATGGGCCGGAGAACAATTGGTGTCTTGACGAAGTTGGATTTGATGGATCATGGAACCAATGCAATGGATATTCTTTCTGGCCGCGTTTATCCATTGAAACTCGGCTTCATCGGCGTTGTCAATCGTTCTCAGCAAGATATACAGTCAGGGAAGTCGCTATCCGAGGCCTTGCAGGCTGAAGCGGAGTTCTTCAGGCACCACCCTGCTTATCGAAACATGGCGAATAGATGCGGAACTCAGTTTCTTGCAAAAACCTTGAATACGACGTTGATGGCTCATATACGAGATCGTCTGCCTGATATCAAAGCTCGCCTCAACACGCTCATGGGCCAAACGCAACAAGAGCTTGCCAGCTATGGCAACAAACAATTTAGTGGGGAAGAACATCGTGGATCGTTGATACTGCAGCTAATGACACGTTTTGCCTCTTCCTTTATCTCTTCAATTGACGGTACCTCCTCTGAGATATCTACCAAGGAGCTGTGCGGGGGTGCCAGGATATACTATATATTCAACTCTGTGTTCGGCAACTCGCTTGAAACCATTGATCCCACGCATAATTTGACTGTGTCCGATATAAGAACGGCTATCAGAAACTCAACTGGCCCTCGGCCAAGTCTCTTTGTTCCAGAACTTGCGTTTGACCTGCTTGTGAAGCCTCAGATTAAACTGCTTGAAGCTCCCAGTCAGCGTTGTGTTGAACTCGTCTACGAAGAGCTCATCAAAATTTGTCACACCTGTGGCTCCCAAGAACTCTTACGCTTCCCTCGACTGCAGGCAAAACTGATTGAAGTAGTGTCCGATCTTCTTCGCGAGCGTTTGGGACCATGCTCTGCTTACGTTGAATCTCTAATCTCTATCCAAAGGGCGTACATCAACACGAATCACCCAAACTTCCttggagcagcagcagcaatgtCGTCTGTCATACAGAATAAACAGGACcaggagagaaagatgatgctAGCAGACGATAGAAAAAAACGGGAGAGAAGACGTCAAAAGGAGATGAGCAGTGTCAATGGCGCCGTTCCAGTAACgcccgaagaggaagaggaccACTCCGCTGAGTTGAGATCACAGAACCTCGGTAATCGCGGTCAAACTTCGAAGAATTCCAGGAGCATGTCTCCTCATGTTAACAAGGGTCAAGATAGTGCCATCACGACGACCCTAAATGGTGTTAACACTAACCCAAATACCATGTTCGGTGCTACGAACACTACACGCGACTCGTTCTTGAATTATTTCTTTGGTAAGGACGGGATGCAGAGCTCGACACCTCTGCCCCAGCCCTTGATTCAACAGAGACAACCCAACCATCTCAGCGAGCCCAGCATTAGCCAGAGTATTAGAAGACAGGATTTGCGCTCGCCAATGTCTTTACCTGATGACTATGCAGGTTCTTCCGATTACGGCGGGGAAATATCTCATCAT GCGGACAACACTGAGCCGACTCTCTCTGACCGCGAGCTCATGGAAACAGAGCTGATTCGTCGTCTGATCTCGTCGTATTTCAATATTGTTCGGGAAACTATCGCCGATCAAGTTCCGAAAGCTATTATGCACCTTCTTGTCAACCATAGTAAAGATGTCGTGCAAAATAGACTCGTGAGCGAGCTTTATAAAGAGGAACTGTTCTCTGAGCTCCTTtatgaggatgatggcatcAAGGCGGAGAGAGAAAAGTGTGAAAGGCTGTTAGAAACATACAAAGAAGCAGCGAGAATTGTAGGTGAAGTGCTGTGA